From Pseudomonas alcaligenes, a single genomic window includes:
- a CDS encoding DUF2802 domain-containing protein produces the protein MLEIAVAVLGLFCLLLAGTCFWLQTNLRQQAQLQAERDAFRDQRFKELSRRLDTYLTGSIRMGEELHELRKVVAPLPDKLNQMEQRDPSSLSFTQAARLVGMGASVDDLTQSCGLSTAEAELISKLHKAQKQRS, from the coding sequence ATGTTGGAGATCGCGGTGGCCGTGCTCGGCCTGTTCTGTCTGCTGCTGGCGGGCACCTGCTTCTGGCTGCAGACCAATCTGCGCCAGCAGGCGCAGCTGCAGGCCGAGCGTGACGCCTTCCGCGATCAGCGTTTCAAGGAGCTGAGTCGGCGCCTCGACACCTACCTCACCGGCAGCATTCGCATGGGTGAGGAGCTGCACGAGCTGCGCAAGGTGGTCGCGCCGCTGCCGGACAAGCTCAACCAGATGGAGCAGCGCGATCCTTCCAGCCTGTCCTTCACCCAGGCCGCGCGCCTGGTCGGCATGGGCGCCAGTGTCGACGACCTGACCCAGTCCTGCGGGCTGAGCACGGCCGAGGCCGAACTGATCAGCAAGCTGCACAAGGCGCAGAAGCAGCGTTCCTGA
- a CDS encoding rhodanese-like domain-containing protein, producing MRISLLLLCVFLLPVHAAEAPLEVSGATTVNVLQARQLYELGAVFIDVRPMREWSWGHVHGALHLELDSRFADLAESQWPRGVPLVIYSDSELGPHSAEAVRRAVGWGYRQVYFFRSGYFAWQLLDFPLGRGAEGELLAFTPAGR from the coding sequence ATGCGCATCAGTTTGTTGTTGCTCTGTGTGTTCCTGCTGCCGGTACATGCTGCCGAGGCGCCTCTGGAGGTCAGTGGGGCGACCACGGTGAATGTGCTGCAAGCCCGCCAGCTGTATGAACTGGGCGCAGTGTTCATCGACGTGCGACCAATGCGCGAGTGGAGCTGGGGCCATGTGCACGGCGCCCTGCATCTGGAGCTGGATTCGCGCTTCGCCGATCTGGCCGAAAGCCAATGGCCGCGCGGTGTGCCGCTAGTGATCTACAGCGACAGCGAGCTCGGCCCGCACAGCGCCGAGGCGGTGCGCCGCGCCGTCGGCTGGGGCTATCGGCAGGTGTATTTCTTCCGCTCCGGCTACTTCGCCTGGCAGTTGCTGGACTTCCCGCTAGGGCGGGGCGCCGAAGGCGAGTTGCTGGCCTTTACTCCGGCGGGGCGTTGA
- a CDS encoding EscU/YscU/HrcU family type III secretion system export apparatus switch protein, whose amino-acid sequence MKSKAPRQAIALSYDGASAPSLTAKGDDELAEAILAIAREHEVPIYENAELVRLLARLELGDAIPEALYRCIAEIIAFAWYLKGKCPEGFDQERDVTPPLPLLNAPPE is encoded by the coding sequence ATGAAGTCCAAAGCCCCCCGCCAGGCCATTGCGCTGTCCTACGACGGCGCCAGCGCCCCCAGCCTCACTGCCAAGGGCGACGACGAACTGGCCGAGGCCATCCTGGCGATCGCCCGCGAGCATGAAGTGCCGATCTACGAGAATGCCGAGCTGGTGCGCCTGCTGGCCCGCCTGGAGCTGGGCGATGCGATTCCCGAGGCACTGTACCGCTGCATCGCCGAGATCATCGCCTTCGCCTGGTACCTCAAGGGCAAGTGCCCGGAAGGTTTCGATCAGGAGCGCGACGTTACCCCGCCTCTGCCACTGCTCAACGCCCCGCCGGAGTAA
- a CDS encoding flagellar hook-length control protein FliK: protein MAEISSPRPLPAPSSTVRPAQVSADLAVKLLQPLEGLLAAGESAKAEVVALKESAQSFQVLLKLTLDSGRQATLEASSSRPLTQGTALTVTALSETRLALALTSGDSQILDSLDLQQLPVGTLLQGKVVAQEQLVQVRTQQTIYKALVSLLNTPLAGSKLSVESPLPLPLGSLLTAQVRGSQELNFLPLSGRLDQLALGQQLATQQSRQGSLEGLFKTLQGLGSQDGLPDELRSSIDKLLGQLPDGKQLSTPDGLAKALEHSGLLLEAKLLGGQAASMPHDLKANLLRLISQLLPSLPGGAPLQAANASSSLAQALPAFVRNALGALGQANLRQQALSFPLPSRLVQNMEEDADLETLLRLAAAAVSRLQTHQLSSLAQTQVTAEGNLLTTWQLEIPMRNQQDIVPLQVRVQREEQGQASKQEQKEMLWRVDLAFDLAPLGPLQVQAQLQRGSLSSQLWAEQASTARLIDHELGHLRERLLAAGLEVGELSCRQGMPPQGPRTNLEQRWVDETA, encoded by the coding sequence ATGGCAGAAATCAGCAGCCCTCGCCCACTTCCCGCGCCAAGCTCGACCGTGCGCCCGGCACAAGTATCCGCCGACCTGGCGGTCAAGCTGCTGCAGCCGCTGGAAGGACTGCTGGCCGCCGGGGAAAGCGCCAAGGCCGAAGTGGTGGCGCTCAAGGAAAGCGCGCAAAGCTTCCAGGTGCTGCTCAAGCTGACCCTCGACAGCGGCCGCCAGGCCACCCTGGAAGCCAGCAGCTCGCGCCCGCTGACCCAGGGTACCGCGCTGACCGTTACCGCCCTGTCGGAAACCCGTCTGGCCCTGGCCCTGACCAGCGGTGACAGCCAGATTCTCGACAGTCTGGATCTGCAGCAGCTGCCCGTTGGTACCCTGCTGCAGGGCAAAGTGGTAGCCCAGGAACAACTGGTGCAGGTGCGCACCCAGCAGACCATCTACAAAGCCCTGGTCAGCCTGCTCAATACACCGCTGGCCGGCAGCAAGCTGAGCGTTGAAAGCCCGCTGCCGCTGCCGCTCGGCAGCCTGCTTACCGCCCAGGTGCGCGGCAGCCAGGAGCTCAACTTCCTGCCCCTGAGCGGCCGCCTCGACCAGCTCGCCCTCGGCCAGCAGTTGGCCACCCAGCAGAGTCGCCAGGGTTCGCTTGAAGGCCTGTTCAAGACCCTGCAGGGGCTGGGCTCCCAGGACGGCCTGCCGGACGAGCTGCGCAGCAGCATCGACAAGCTGCTCGGCCAATTGCCCGACGGCAAGCAGCTGAGCACCCCGGACGGCCTGGCCAAGGCGCTGGAACACAGCGGCCTGCTGTTGGAAGCCAAACTGCTGGGCGGCCAGGCCGCCAGCATGCCCCACGACCTCAAGGCCAACCTGCTGCGCCTGATCAGCCAGCTGCTGCCCAGCCTGCCTGGCGGCGCGCCGCTACAGGCCGCCAACGCCAGCAGCAGCCTGGCCCAGGCCCTGCCGGCCTTCGTCCGCAATGCCCTCGGCGCCCTCGGTCAGGCTAACCTGCGCCAGCAGGCCCTGAGCTTCCCCCTGCCCTCGCGCCTGGTGCAGAACATGGAGGAAGACGCCGATCTGGAAACCCTCCTGCGCCTGGCCGCAGCGGCCGTGTCGCGCCTGCAGACCCATCAGCTGTCGAGCCTGGCGCAGACCCAGGTCACGGCCGAAGGCAACCTGCTGACCACCTGGCAGCTGGAAATCCCCATGCGCAACCAGCAGGACATCGTGCCGCTGCAGGTGCGCGTGCAACGCGAGGAACAGGGACAGGCCAGCAAACAGGAGCAGAAGGAAATGCTCTGGCGCGTCGACCTGGCCTTCGACCTCGCCCCGCTCGGCCCCCTGCAGGTACAGGCGCAGCTGCAACGCGGCAGCCTGTCCAGCCAGCTGTGGGCGGAACAGGCCAGCACCGCCCGCCTGATCGACCACGAACTCGGCCATCTGCGCGAGCGCCTGCTCGCCGCCGGCCTGGAAGTCGGCGAGCTGAGCTGCCGCCAAGGCATGCCGCCACAGGGCCCGCGCACGAACCTGGAACAACGCTGGGTAGACGAAACCGCATGA
- the ccmA gene encoding cytochrome c biogenesis heme-transporting ATPase CcmA, with protein sequence MGRHALISPRLQAVSLACERDWRLLFEGLDLDLQAGSMLQVAGPNGSGKTSLLRLLAGLMQPTAGEVLLNGRPLAGQHGELGRNLLWIGHAAGIKGLLSAEENLAWLCALHRPAPRAAIWQALEAVGLRGFEDVPCHTLSAGQQRRVALARLYLDAPPLWILDEPFTALDKQGVAQLESHLARHCEQGGMVVLTTHHTLTEKPAGYRELDLGRRAA encoded by the coding sequence TTGGGACGCCATGCCTTGATCTCGCCCCGTCTACAAGCCGTTTCTCTCGCCTGCGAGCGGGATTGGCGCCTGCTGTTCGAAGGGCTGGATCTGGATCTGCAGGCCGGCAGCATGCTGCAGGTCGCCGGGCCCAACGGCAGCGGCAAGACCAGCCTGCTGCGCCTGCTCGCCGGGCTGATGCAGCCGACCGCTGGCGAGGTGCTGCTCAATGGCCGCCCGCTGGCCGGACAGCATGGCGAACTGGGCCGCAACCTGCTGTGGATCGGCCATGCGGCGGGGATCAAGGGCTTGCTGAGTGCCGAGGAAAACCTCGCCTGGCTTTGCGCCCTGCATCGCCCGGCGCCGCGGGCGGCAATCTGGCAGGCCCTGGAGGCCGTCGGCCTGCGCGGTTTCGAGGATGTGCCGTGCCACACCCTGTCCGCCGGCCAGCAGCGCCGCGTGGCGCTGGCGCGGCTGTACCTCGATGCGCCGCCGCTGTGGATTCTCGATGAGCCCTTTACCGCCCTCGACAAGCAGGGCGTGGCGCAACTGGAGAGCCATCTGGCCCGGCATTGCGAACAGGGCGGCATGGTGGTGCTGACCACCCACCACACGCTGACGGAAAAGCCCGCCGGCTACCGCGAACTGGATCTGGGGCGGCGCGCCGCATGA
- the ccmB gene encoding heme exporter protein CcmB encodes MSSVFALLVAREARLLFRRPAELANPLVFFAIVIALFPLAVGPEAALLQTLSPGLIWVAALLAVLLSLDGLFRSDFEDGSLEQWVLSSHPLPLLVLAKVLAHWLFSGLALVLLAPLLALMLGLPTHCLPALLLSLLLGTPVLSLLGAVGAALTVGLKRGGLLLALLILPLYIPVLILGSGALQAALQGLPTAGHLLWLASLTALAVTLTPFAIGAGLKISVGE; translated from the coding sequence ATGAGCAGTGTCTTCGCCCTGCTGGTAGCCCGCGAGGCGCGCCTGCTGTTCCGCCGGCCGGCCGAGCTGGCTAATCCTTTGGTGTTCTTCGCCATCGTCATCGCCCTCTTCCCGCTGGCCGTCGGCCCCGAGGCTGCGCTGCTGCAGACCCTCTCGCCGGGGCTGATCTGGGTGGCGGCCCTGCTGGCTGTGCTGCTGTCGCTGGACGGCCTGTTTCGCAGTGATTTCGAAGATGGTTCTTTGGAACAGTGGGTCCTTTCGTCGCACCCCCTGCCTCTTCTGGTGTTGGCCAAGGTGCTGGCACACTGGCTGTTCTCCGGCCTGGCGCTGGTGCTGCTGGCGCCGCTGCTGGCGCTGATGCTGGGGCTGCCGACGCACTGCCTGCCGGCGTTGTTGCTGTCGCTGCTGCTGGGCACCCCGGTGCTGAGCCTGCTTGGCGCAGTGGGTGCAGCGCTGACCGTGGGCCTCAAGCGCGGCGGCCTGCTGCTGGCGCTGCTGATTCTGCCGCTGTATATCCCCGTGCTGATTCTCGGCAGCGGCGCGCTACAGGCGGCCCTGCAAGGATTGCCGACGGCCGGCCACCTGTTGTGGCTGGCCAGCCTGACCGCCCTGGCGGTCACCCTGACACCCTTTGCAATCGGCGCCGGCCTGAAGATCAGCGTCGGCGAATGA
- a CDS encoding heme ABC transporter permease: MNWTWFHQWGSPKWFYERSGRWLPWLTAAAILLLAVGLIWGLAFAPPEKYQGNSYRIIYIHVPAAFLAQACYLLMAVAGVVGLVWKMKLADVALQQAAPVGAWLCFIALVTGSIWGKPTWGTYWIWDARLTSMLILLFLYFGVISLGNAISNRDSAAKACAVLALVGAVNIPIIQKSVEWWNTLHQPATFKVTGKASMNMEMWLPLLISVLGLYCFFAAVLLYRMRTEVLKREARSSWVKAEVARLAGGRP, encoded by the coding sequence ATGAACTGGACCTGGTTTCACCAATGGGGCTCGCCCAAATGGTTCTACGAGCGCAGCGGGCGCTGGCTGCCCTGGCTGACTGCTGCAGCCATCCTGCTGCTGGCGGTGGGGCTGATCTGGGGCCTGGCGTTTGCGCCGCCGGAGAAGTACCAGGGCAATAGCTACCGGATCATCTACATCCATGTGCCTGCGGCATTCCTGGCCCAAGCCTGCTACCTGCTGATGGCAGTGGCCGGCGTAGTAGGGCTGGTGTGGAAGATGAAGCTGGCCGACGTGGCCCTGCAGCAGGCCGCGCCGGTCGGTGCCTGGCTGTGCTTCATCGCCCTGGTGACCGGTTCCATCTGGGGCAAGCCGACCTGGGGCACTTACTGGATCTGGGACGCGCGCCTGACCTCGATGCTGATCCTGCTGTTCCTCTACTTCGGGGTGATTTCCCTGGGCAACGCCATCAGCAACCGCGACAGCGCGGCCAAGGCCTGTGCCGTACTGGCCCTGGTTGGCGCGGTGAACATCCCGATCATCCAGAAGTCGGTGGAGTGGTGGAACACCCTGCATCAGCCCGCCACCTTCAAGGTCACCGGTAAGGCCAGCATGAACATGGAGATGTGGCTGCCGCTGCTGATCTCGGTACTGGGGCTGTACTGCTTCTTTGCCGCCGTGCTGCTCTATCGCATGCGCACCGAAGTGCTCAAGCGTGAGGCGCGCAGCAGCTGGGTCAAGGCCGAAGTGGCGCGCCTGGCCGGAGGTCGTCCATGA
- the ccmD gene encoding heme exporter protein CcmD — protein MSSFASFADFLAMGNHGAYVWSAYGISLAVLALNVALPILARRRYLQDEARRLRRESNS, from the coding sequence ATGAGCAGTTTCGCTTCCTTCGCCGACTTCCTCGCCATGGGCAACCATGGCGCCTATGTGTGGTCGGCCTATGGCATCAGCCTGGCCGTGCTGGCCCTCAACGTCGCCCTGCCGATTCTGGCCCGGCGCCGCTACCTGCAAGACGAGGCGCGCCGTCTGCGCCGGGAGAGCAATTCGTGA
- the ccmE gene encoding cytochrome c maturation protein CcmE translates to MNAVRKKRLYIVLAILVGVSIAVALALSALKENINLFYTPTEIAAGKAPVGAQIKAGGMVEKGSLKRSGDSLDIEFVVTDFAKSVTVRYHGILPDLFREGQGIVAVGKLQADGSFSAEQVLAKHDENYMPPEVTKALKDSGKLPSEGTPGKEG, encoded by the coding sequence GTGAACGCGGTCCGCAAGAAACGCCTGTATATCGTCCTCGCCATCCTGGTCGGTGTGTCCATTGCCGTGGCCCTGGCGCTGTCGGCGCTGAAGGAGAACATCAACCTGTTCTACACGCCGACCGAGATCGCCGCGGGCAAGGCGCCGGTGGGCGCGCAGATCAAGGCCGGCGGCATGGTCGAGAAGGGCTCGCTGAAACGTTCCGGCGACTCCCTGGACATCGAGTTCGTGGTCACCGACTTCGCCAAGAGCGTTACCGTGCGCTACCACGGCATCCTGCCGGATCTGTTCCGCGAGGGGCAGGGCATCGTCGCCGTCGGCAAGCTGCAGGCCGACGGCAGTTTCAGCGCCGAGCAGGTGCTGGCCAAGCACGATGAGAACTACATGCCGCCGGAAGTGACCAAGGCGCTCAAGGACAGCGGCAAGCTGCCGTCCGAGGGCACGCCGGGCAAAGAGGGGTGA
- a CDS encoding heme lyase CcmF/NrfE family subunit has translation MNAALLVPELGHLALILALCLAVLQASLPLIGAWRGDRQWMGLAQPAAWGQFSFLVFAFACLTWAFMTDDFSVAYVAQNSNSALPWYYKFSAVWGAHEGSLLLWALILGGWTFAVSIFSRQLPDVMLARVLAVMGMISVGFLLFLIVTSNPFARLLPDSPIDGRDLNPLLQDFGLIVHPPMLYMGYVGFSVAFSFAIAALLGGKLDAAWARWSRPWTIIAWAFLGIGISLGSWWAYYELGWGGWWFWDPVENASFMPWLVGTALIHSLAVTEKRGVFKSWTVLLAIAAFSLSLLGTFLVRSGVLTSVHAFASDPARGVFILAFLLVVVGGSLTLFAVRAPVVKSQVGFALWSRETLLLANNLILVVAASTILLGTLYPLVLDALSGAKLSVGPPYFNALFVPLMGLLMLVLAVGVLVRWKDTPLKWLLGMLTPVLLGSVVLGVLASLTLADFHWAVLAACLLGAWVVLAGLRDLFDKTRHKGLLKGIRNLSSSYWGMQLAHLGLAVCAVGVVLVSQGSAERDLRLAPGESLELAGYRFVFEGVAHHEGPNFTSDRGTIRVLEGSEEVAVLHPEKRLYTVQRMPMTEAGIDAGFTRDLYVALGEPLDDGAWAVRVHIKPFVRWLWLGGLMMGFGGLLAAFDRRYRVKVKTRVRDVLGLNDGAAA, from the coding sequence ATGAACGCCGCACTGCTGGTTCCCGAACTGGGCCATCTGGCCCTGATCCTCGCCCTGTGTCTGGCCGTATTGCAGGCCAGCCTGCCGCTGATCGGCGCCTGGCGTGGCGATCGCCAGTGGATGGGCCTGGCGCAGCCGGCGGCCTGGGGGCAGTTCAGTTTCCTGGTGTTCGCCTTCGCCTGCCTGACCTGGGCCTTCATGACCGACGATTTCTCGGTCGCCTACGTGGCGCAGAACTCCAACAGCGCCTTGCCCTGGTACTACAAGTTCAGCGCCGTATGGGGCGCCCACGAAGGCTCGCTGCTGCTCTGGGCGCTGATCCTCGGCGGCTGGACTTTCGCCGTGTCGATCTTCTCCCGCCAGCTGCCGGACGTGATGCTGGCCCGGGTGCTGGCGGTGATGGGGATGATCAGCGTCGGCTTCCTGCTGTTCCTGATCGTCACCTCCAACCCGTTCGCCCGCCTGCTGCCGGATTCGCCGATCGATGGCCGCGACCTCAACCCGCTGCTGCAGGACTTCGGCCTGATCGTCCATCCGCCGATGCTGTACATGGGCTATGTCGGCTTCTCCGTGGCCTTCTCCTTTGCCATCGCCGCGCTGCTCGGCGGCAAGCTGGATGCCGCCTGGGCGCGCTGGTCGCGGCCGTGGACCATCATCGCCTGGGCCTTCCTCGGCATCGGCATCAGTCTCGGCTCCTGGTGGGCCTACTACGAACTCGGCTGGGGCGGCTGGTGGTTCTGGGATCCGGTGGAGAACGCTTCGTTCATGCCCTGGCTGGTCGGCACTGCGCTCATCCACTCGCTGGCGGTCACCGAGAAGCGCGGTGTGTTCAAGAGCTGGACGGTGCTGCTGGCCATCGCCGCGTTTTCCCTGAGCCTGCTGGGAACCTTCCTGGTGCGCTCCGGGGTGCTCACCTCGGTGCATGCGTTTGCCAGCGATCCGGCCCGTGGCGTGTTCATCCTGGCCTTCTTGCTGGTGGTGGTCGGCGGTTCGCTGACCCTGTTCGCCGTGCGCGCGCCGGTGGTCAAGAGCCAGGTCGGCTTTGCCCTGTGGTCGCGCGAGACCCTGCTGCTGGCCAATAACCTGATCCTGGTGGTAGCAGCCTCGACCATCCTGCTCGGCACCCTCTACCCGCTGGTGCTGGATGCCCTCAGCGGCGCCAAGCTGTCGGTCGGGCCGCCCTATTTCAACGCCCTGTTCGTGCCGCTGATGGGCCTGCTGATGCTGGTGCTAGCGGTGGGCGTGCTGGTGCGCTGGAAGGACACCCCGCTGAAATGGCTGCTGGGCATGCTCACGCCGGTGCTGCTGGGCAGCGTGGTGCTGGGCGTGCTGGCCAGTCTGACCCTGGCCGACTTCCACTGGGCGGTGCTGGCCGCCTGCCTGCTGGGCGCCTGGGTGGTGCTGGCCGGGCTGCGCGACCTGTTCGACAAGACCCGCCACAAGGGCCTGCTCAAGGGAATTCGCAACCTGTCCAGCAGCTACTGGGGCATGCAGCTGGCGCACCTGGGTCTGGCCGTCTGCGCCGTTGGCGTGGTGCTGGTCAGCCAGGGCAGTGCCGAGCGCGACCTGCGCCTGGCGCCCGGCGAGTCGCTGGAACTGGCTGGCTATCGCTTCGTCTTCGAGGGCGTGGCTCATCACGAGGGACCGAACTTCACCTCGGATCGCGGCACCATCCGTGTGCTGGAAGGCAGCGAGGAAGTCGCTGTGCTGCATCCGGAGAAGCGCCTGTACACCGTGCAGCGCATGCCGATGACCGAGGCGGGTATCGATGCCGGCTTCACCCGCGACCTCTACGTCGCCCTCGGCGAGCCGCTGGACGATGGCGCCTGGGCCGTGCGCGTGCACATCAAACCCTTCGTGCGCTGGCTCTGGCTGGGCGGCCTGATGATGGGCTTCGGCGGCCTGCTGGCTGCCTTCGACCGGCGCTACCGGGTCAAGGTCAAGACCCGCGTACGCGATGTGCTGGGCCTCAATGACGGAGCTGCCGCATGA
- a CDS encoding DsbE family thiol:disulfide interchange protein, which translates to MKRLILLVPLLLFLGVALFLYRGLFLDPSELPSALIGKPFPEFDLARVDEPGQRLNRSNLLGKPALVNVWATWCISCRVEHPVLNQLAQLGVNIYGVNYKDDNAAAQKWLKEFHNPYQLNISDAQGSLGLDLGVYGAPETFLIDAKGIIRHKFVGVIDERVWREQLAPLYQALVDEQ; encoded by the coding sequence ATGAAACGCCTGATCCTGCTGGTGCCGCTGCTGCTGTTCCTCGGCGTGGCACTGTTTCTCTACCGTGGCCTGTTCCTCGATCCCAGCGAGCTGCCCTCGGCGCTGATCGGCAAGCCGTTTCCCGAGTTCGATCTGGCCCGGGTCGACGAGCCAGGCCAGCGCCTGAACCGCAGCAACCTGCTGGGCAAGCCGGCACTGGTCAATGTCTGGGCCACCTGGTGCATTTCCTGCCGGGTCGAGCATCCGGTGCTGAACCAGCTGGCGCAGCTCGGGGTGAACATCTACGGGGTCAATTACAAGGACGACAATGCCGCGGCGCAGAAGTGGCTGAAGGAGTTCCACAACCCCTACCAGCTGAATATCAGCGACGCGCAGGGCAGCCTCGGCCTGGATCTCGGCGTGTACGGCGCGCCGGAGACCTTCCTCATCGACGCCAAGGGTATCATCCGCCACAAGTTCGTCGGCGTGATCGACGAGCGCGTCTGGCGCGAGCAGCTGGCGCCGCTGTACCAGGCGCTGGTGGACGAGCAATGA
- a CDS encoding cytochrome c-type biogenesis protein: MKRLLLACLLGLSLIGAARAAIDTYQFKDEAERERFRTLTEELRCPKCQNQDLADSNAPIAADLRREIYRMLQEGKSNDEIVDFLVLRYGDFVRYKPPVDARTYLLWYGPASLLGLGLLGLGVLVLRRRRVENAPEQVTLSEAERERLARLLKDNP; this comes from the coding sequence ATGAAGCGCCTGCTGCTTGCCTGTCTGCTGGGCCTGAGCCTGATCGGCGCGGCCCGCGCGGCCATCGATACCTACCAGTTCAAGGACGAGGCGGAGCGCGAGCGCTTTCGCACCCTGACCGAGGAGCTGCGCTGCCCGAAGTGCCAGAACCAGGATCTGGCCGACTCCAATGCGCCGATTGCCGCCGACCTGCGCCGGGAAATCTACCGGATGCTCCAGGAAGGCAAGAGCAACGACGAGATCGTCGACTTCCTGGTGCTGCGCTACGGCGACTTCGTGCGCTACAAGCCGCCGGTGGATGCGCGTACCTACCTGCTCTGGTATGGTCCGGCCTCGCTGCTGGGCCTGGGCCTGCTCGGGCTCGGCGTGCTGGTGCTGCGCCGCCGCCGGGTGGAGAACGCCCCCGAGCAGGTCACCCTTTCCGAGGCCGAGCGTGAGCGCCTGGCCAGGCTGTTGAAGGACAACCCATGA
- the ccmI gene encoding c-type cytochrome biogenesis protein CcmI produces MIVFWLATGLLLLVGLAFPLIPLLRGRRAQAEEDRTALNVALYQERLAEMSAQHAAGVLSEAQFAAGQAEAARELLADTEGAGERSARLGKLLPLVLSLLVPAVALGLYLHWGSSQQLAEMQEQPSVGQMTARLEASVKEQPDSAEAWYYLGRIYMAQGRSQEAVQAYQQTIRIAGRAPELLGQLAQALYFAADKQWSAQIQTLTDEALKADPNEVTSLGLLGISAFEGERYGEAVDYWQRLLAQMPAEDPSRAAIQGGIERARERLQAAGGAPVGEVVNKSMAVLKVRVELAPALKDKVQPGDSVFVFARASSGPPMPLAVKRLSVADLPAEVELSDRDAMMAQLKISSFPQVQLVARISRSGVATAGEWVGRGQSIASSTGELQQLLIDSPDQAK; encoded by the coding sequence ATGATCGTGTTCTGGCTTGCCACCGGCCTGTTGTTGCTGGTCGGCCTGGCATTTCCCCTGATTCCGCTGCTGCGCGGCCGTCGTGCCCAGGCCGAGGAAGACCGCACTGCACTGAACGTCGCCCTGTACCAGGAGCGCCTGGCCGAGATGAGTGCCCAGCACGCTGCCGGGGTGCTGAGCGAGGCGCAGTTCGCCGCCGGCCAGGCCGAGGCGGCCCGCGAGCTGCTGGCCGACACCGAGGGCGCCGGCGAGCGCAGCGCGCGCCTGGGCAAGCTGCTGCCGCTAGTGCTCAGTCTGTTGGTGCCGGCAGTGGCCCTGGGCCTGTACCTGCACTGGGGCTCCAGCCAGCAACTGGCCGAGATGCAGGAGCAACCCAGCGTCGGGCAGATGACTGCGCGCCTGGAGGCGTCGGTCAAGGAGCAGCCGGATTCCGCCGAAGCCTGGTATTACCTGGGGCGCATCTATATGGCCCAGGGCCGTTCCCAGGAGGCGGTGCAGGCCTACCAGCAGACCATCCGCATCGCCGGGCGCGCGCCCGAGCTGCTGGGGCAACTGGCCCAGGCGCTGTACTTCGCCGCCGACAAGCAGTGGAGCGCGCAGATCCAGACCCTCACCGACGAGGCGCTCAAGGCCGACCCCAACGAGGTCACCAGTCTCGGTCTGCTGGGTATTTCCGCGTTCGAGGGCGAGCGTTACGGCGAGGCGGTCGACTACTGGCAGCGCCTGCTGGCGCAGATGCCCGCCGAAGACCCGTCGCGCGCGGCGATCCAGGGCGGCATCGAGCGTGCCCGCGAGCGCCTGCAGGCGGCCGGTGGTGCTCCGGTCGGCGAAGTGGTCAACAAGTCGATGGCCGTGCTCAAGGTGCGGGTCGAACTGGCGCCGGCGCTCAAGGACAAGGTGCAGCCCGGCGACAGCGTGTTCGTCTTCGCCCGCGCCAGCTCCGGGCCGCCCATGCCGCTGGCGGTCAAGCGCCTGAGTGTGGCCGATCTGCCGGCCGAGGTGGAGCTGAGCGACCGCGACGCGATGATGGCGCAGCTGAAGATTTCCAGCTTCCCGCAGGTGCAGCTGGTGGCGCGTATTTCGCGCAGCGGCGTGGCCACGGCCGGCGAGTGGGTAGGGCGCGGCCAGTCGATCGCCAGCAGCACGGGCGAGCTGCAGCAACTGCTGATCGACAGCCCGGATCAGGCCAAGTGA